One genomic segment of bacterium includes these proteins:
- a CDS encoding calcium/sodium antiporter: MLLGLLHSALGIVLLVGGATLLVKGSSKLADLLGVPPVLIGLTVVAWGTSVPELVVALAAAAQGSSGIVLGNVVGSNLANTGLILGLAAMLMAPRVERRLWTFDVPALLASTALFVIFLADGDIDGLEGGVLMAVFGFVTFMTVRKAFLHPRAIELPEEPKPLAKGVTVNLLIAVLGVAGLVVGGQLLVKAAIRLAEALGVSDMVIGLTLVAVGTSLPELATTLVAAVRRECGIALGNVIGSNIFNLLAVSGPAALIRPIVLGEGGVWRETGGLIAITLLLPLLLVGRERMTRAGGLALLLLYCAFITWRIVA; encoded by the coding sequence TTGCTGCTCGGACTGCTCCATTCGGCGCTCGGTATCGTCCTGCTGGTGGGCGGCGCCACGCTGCTGGTCAAGGGCAGTTCCAAGCTCGCCGACCTGCTGGGCGTGCCGCCGGTGCTGATCGGCCTGACGGTGGTCGCCTGGGGAACCTCGGTCCCGGAACTGGTCGTCGCCCTGGCGGCGGCGGCGCAAGGCAGCTCGGGGATCGTGCTGGGCAACGTGGTCGGCTCCAATCTCGCCAACACGGGCCTGATCCTGGGCCTGGCCGCCATGCTCATGGCGCCCCGGGTGGAGCGCCGCCTGTGGACCTTCGACGTGCCGGCGCTGCTGGCCTCGACGGCTCTGTTCGTCATCTTCCTGGCCGACGGCGACATCGACGGTCTGGAAGGGGGCGTGTTGATGGCGGTGTTCGGATTCGTGACCTTCATGACCGTGCGCAAAGCGTTCCTCCACCCCCGCGCGATCGAGCTTCCGGAGGAGCCGAAGCCCCTGGCCAAGGGCGTGACGGTCAATCTCCTGATCGCGGTGCTGGGCGTGGCGGGACTGGTGGTCGGCGGTCAGCTGCTCGTCAAGGCGGCGATCCGGCTCGCCGAGGCCCTGGGCGTCTCCGACATGGTGATCGGACTGACTCTGGTGGCCGTGGGTACGAGCCTGCCCGAACTGGCCACGACGCTGGTTGCCGCCGTGCGCCGCGAATGCGGTATCGCCCTGGGCAACGTGATAGGTTCCAACATCTTCAACCTGCTGGCCGTGTCCGGTCCGGCCGCCCTGATCCGGCCCATCGTCCTCGGCGAGGGCGGCGTGTGGCGCGAGACGGGGGGCCTGATCGCGATCACGCTGCTCCTGCCGCTCCTGCTGGTCGGACGCGAGCGGATGACCCGCGCCGGCGGTCTGGCCCTGCTGCTGCTCTACTGTGCGTTCATCACCTGGCGCATCGTCGCTTGA
- a CDS encoding cyclase family protein → MKAIDLSHTLFAGMDVYPGDETVPAIDRLSDHGDGQHRSSAFGMGCHTGTHIDLPLHFKAGEPALESFPLEGCFGRARVFAAPPGRITAAALDGADLSGLDFVLLRTGWERHWGTPRYYRDWPWLDPGLADLLAGAGLRGVGLDSPSVDPLGARASHERLAAAGLVNVENLANLDRLPDEGFLFAALPLRLEGAEASPVRAVALI, encoded by the coding sequence ATGAAAGCGATCGATCTCAGCCATACCCTGTTTGCCGGCATGGACGTCTATCCCGGCGACGAGACCGTGCCCGCCATCGACCGCCTGTCCGATCACGGGGACGGGCAGCACCGCAGCTCTGCGTTCGGCATGGGGTGCCACACCGGTACGCACATCGACCTGCCGCTCCATTTCAAGGCGGGGGAGCCGGCGCTCGAGTCCTTTCCCCTGGAGGGCTGCTTCGGCCGGGCGCGCGTCTTCGCGGCGCCGCCGGGCCGGATCACGGCCGCCGCCCTCGACGGCGCCGACCTCTCCGGCCTCGACTTCGTGCTGCTGCGCACCGGCTGGGAACGGCACTGGGGCACGCCCCGCTACTACCGGGACTGGCCGTGGCTGGATCCCGGTCTGGCCGACCTGCTCGCCGGCGCCGGGTTGCGCGGCGTGGGCCTGGACAGCCCCAGCGTCGATCCGCTCGGGGCACGGGCCTCCCACGAGAGGCTCGCCGCGGCGGGGCTGGTCAACGTCGAGAACCTGGCGAATCTCGACCGCCTGCCGGATGAGGGTTTCCTGTTCGCGGCGTTGCCACTTAGACTCGAGGGGGCCGAGGCGTCGCCGGTACGCGCCGTGGCCCTGATCTGA
- a CDS encoding pyridoxal-phosphate dependent enzyme, with product MPHTLDIVDPAVLDKAAARARERNIVLPTLAEMKDPSLVPGRIKERLREVGLWDIDPVNLFRITWKNDPQSGLFNDGNWLEFPPELTGVPARIVGLVGRYFPTGAHKVGAAYGCLVPRLVTGAFDPTAQKAVWPSTGNYCRGGAFDSKLLACDSVAILPEEMSRERFEWLQDVATEVIATPGCESNVKEIYDKCWEIRRTRPECVIFNQFEEWGNAQWHYHLTGGIVDEIFARLAGPRDRFAAWVSATGSAGTLAAGDYLKDRHPGALIAASEALQCPTLLRCGFGGHRIEGIGDKHVPWIHNVRNTDFVVAVDDQQCMDLLRLFNEPAGRATLEREGVPIDLVDQLHLLGISSIGNLVSAIKTARHYEMDGRDVIFTPLTDSTELYASRLAELNDAHGPYAREDALRHRERWLVGVTPDHVRELSYQDRKQLHNFKYFTWVEQQQRDVDDLRRLWDRDFWPEMFAEAEGWDERIREFNGMVGL from the coding sequence ATGCCGCACACACTCGATATCGTGGACCCCGCCGTCCTGGACAAGGCCGCCGCGCGCGCGCGCGAGCGCAACATCGTCCTGCCCACCCTGGCGGAGATGAAGGACCCGTCGCTGGTCCCCGGCCGGATCAAGGAGCGGCTGCGCGAGGTGGGACTGTGGGACATCGACCCGGTCAACCTCTTCCGCATCACCTGGAAGAACGACCCGCAGAGCGGGCTGTTCAACGATGGCAACTGGCTCGAATTCCCGCCCGAGTTGACGGGCGTCCCGGCGCGCATCGTCGGCCTGGTGGGCAGGTACTTCCCCACCGGCGCGCACAAGGTGGGCGCGGCCTACGGCTGCCTGGTGCCGCGCCTGGTGACCGGCGCCTTCGATCCCACCGCGCAGAAGGCCGTGTGGCCGAGCACCGGCAACTACTGCCGCGGCGGCGCCTTCGACTCGAAGCTGCTGGCCTGCGATTCGGTGGCCATCCTGCCCGAGGAGATGAGCCGCGAGCGCTTCGAATGGCTCCAGGACGTGGCCACCGAGGTCATCGCCACGCCCGGCTGCGAGTCGAACGTCAAGGAGATCTACGACAAGTGCTGGGAGATCCGACGCACGCGCCCCGAATGCGTGATCTTCAACCAGTTCGAGGAGTGGGGCAACGCCCAGTGGCACTACCACCTGACCGGCGGCATCGTCGACGAGATCTTCGCGCGCCTCGCGGGCCCGCGCGACCGCTTCGCCGCCTGGGTCTCGGCCACCGGCTCGGCCGGGACGCTGGCCGCCGGCGACTACCTGAAGGACCGCCATCCCGGCGCCCTGATCGCCGCCAGCGAGGCGCTGCAGTGCCCGACCCTGCTGCGCTGCGGCTTCGGCGGCCACCGCATCGAGGGCATCGGCGACAAGCACGTGCCCTGGATCCACAACGTGCGCAACACCGACTTCGTGGTCGCCGTCGACGACCAGCAGTGCATGGACCTGCTGCGCCTGTTCAACGAGCCCGCGGGCCGCGCGACCCTCGAGCGCGAGGGTGTGCCCATCGACCTGGTCGACCAGCTCCACCTTCTGGGCATCTCGTCCATCGGCAACCTGGTCTCGGCGATCAAGACCGCCCGCCACTACGAAATGGACGGGCGTGACGTGATCTTCACGCCGCTGACCGACTCCACCGAGCTCTACGCGTCGCGCCTGGCCGAGCTGAACGACGCGCACGGACCCTACGCGCGCGAGGACGCCCTGCGCCACCGGGAGCGCTGGCTCGTCGGGGTCACGCCCGATCACGTGCGCGAGCTGAGCTACCAGGACCGCAAGCAGCTCCACAACTTCAAGTACTTCACCTGGGTCGAGCAACAGCAGCGCGACGTGGACGATCTGCGCCGGCTCTGGGACCGCGACTTCTGGCCGGAGATGTTCGCCGAGGCCGAGGGCTGGGACGAGCGGATCAGGGAGTTCAACGGGATGGTGGGGTTGTAG
- a CDS encoding class I SAM-dependent methyltransferase, with product MLDFGCGNGAQTILFADHARKIYGLDVSESYLNDFRKHARELGLENSLEAVHYDGRNIPVSDGSIDCLTTFEVLEHVPDEMHALSEIYRVLAPGGLLFITVPNRWWIFETHGADLPLLPWNRVPFFSWLPKRIHDRYARARIYGRDEIVRELVEAGFLIRDVMYITAPMDVVKWRRLRDFLRKTVFRGDTTRVPILATAILAVAMKPE from the coding sequence ATGCTAGATTTCGGTTGTGGCAATGGCGCGCAGACGATCCTGTTTGCTGACCACGCCAGGAAAATCTATGGTCTGGATGTTTCTGAAAGTTATCTAAATGACTTCCGCAAGCATGCTCGTGAGTTGGGATTGGAGAACAGCCTGGAGGCAGTGCATTATGATGGTCGGAACATACCTGTTTCAGATGGCTCCATCGATTGTCTGACGACCTTCGAGGTGCTCGAGCACGTACCGGATGAAATGCATGCGTTATCTGAAATCTATAGAGTTCTTGCGCCCGGAGGCCTGCTTTTCATCACCGTTCCCAACCGATGGTGGATCTTCGAAACCCATGGCGCCGACCTTCCGCTTCTGCCCTGGAATCGTGTCCCATTCTTCAGCTGGCTACCCAAGCGAATTCATGATCGATATGCAAGAGCAAGAATCTATGGGCGCGATGAGATCGTGAGGGAACTGGTCGAAGCGGGGTTTCTGATCCGGGACGTCATGTACATCACCGCTCCAATGGATGTCGTCAAATGGCGCAGGCTCAGGGATTTTCTCAGAAAAACGGTTTTCAGGGGAGATACGACGAGAGTTCCCATCTTGGCGACAGCTATACTTGCTGTAGCCATGAAGCCCGAATAG
- a CDS encoding right-handed parallel beta-helix repeat-containing protein → MRTIISIGLMVFLLPVFTASALLATTIVVDHAGSGDYTTIGEAVTAAPSGAEIVIMPGTYPEFVIVAKSLTFTANGLPGSVIWDGENSHRILKVRTPIAVSFTGIEFRDGFDPIEDGCGVAIHIDTGAVVTIDQCRFINNHASWDGAVFAGLSGTSVTITNSHFEDNYAYHNCPAAGVLLDAEMVIDNCTFIDNICSNISGAVASWQADLSVQHCLFAGNTGGTAGAILVSGGGGDIYNNTFHDNHGGNVVLISTSSPYSYHHNIMTINTSGGGLYMSSGITHGCNLFYEIAGDEVSGGLAPDEIVADPLYCDYTVGDFNLCYMSPALPENNGCGMMGAFSMGCTTCGPIANEDRAWGDVKKMYD, encoded by the coding sequence ATGCGTACGATCATCTCGATCGGTCTTATGGTTTTCTTGCTCCCGGTTTTCACGGCGAGTGCCCTGCTGGCGACTACCATCGTCGTTGATCATGCTGGCAGCGGCGACTACACGACCATCGGTGAGGCGGTGACAGCCGCTCCCTCCGGTGCGGAGATCGTCATCATGCCAGGCACATATCCGGAGTTCGTGATCGTCGCGAAGTCGCTGACGTTCACAGCCAATGGCCTACCGGGCTCTGTCATCTGGGATGGTGAGAACAGCCACCGCATCCTCAAGGTGCGCACGCCGATCGCGGTCTCGTTCACTGGTATCGAATTCCGTGATGGCTTCGACCCGATCGAGGATGGATGCGGAGTCGCCATTCACATCGACACCGGAGCGGTTGTGACGATCGACCAGTGCCGTTTCATCAATAATCACGCGAGCTGGGATGGCGCCGTGTTTGCGGGCCTGAGTGGTACATCGGTCACGATCACCAACAGCCACTTCGAGGATAATTATGCCTATCATAATTGCCCCGCGGCCGGCGTGCTTCTCGATGCGGAAATGGTGATCGACAACTGCACATTCATCGACAATATCTGTTCAAACATCTCGGGAGCCGTCGCATCATGGCAAGCCGATCTCTCGGTTCAGCATTGTCTATTCGCGGGGAATACGGGTGGAACTGCGGGTGCAATCCTCGTGAGTGGTGGCGGTGGGGATATCTACAACAACACATTTCACGACAACCACGGCGGTAATGTCGTCCTCATCTCGACCTCCTCTCCTTATTCGTACCATCACAATATCATGACCATCAACACCTCGGGTGGGGGACTTTACATGTCCAGCGGTATAACCCACGGCTGCAACCTGTTCTATGAAATCGCTGGAGACGAGGTGTCCGGAGGCCTGGCACCCGACGAGATCGTCGCCGATCCGTTGTATTGCGATTATACCGTCGGGGATTTCAACCTGTGCTACATGTCTCCGGCCCTGCCGGAGAACAACGGTTGTGGCATGATGGGGGCGTTCTCCATGGGATGTACGACATGTGGGCCTATCGCCAACGAAGATAGGGCCTGGGGTGACGTCAAGAAGATGTACGACTGA
- a CDS encoding DUF503 family protein, which produces MEDIRAYTGTLVLDLSLPHAASLKDRRKSLRSLIDRLLQMDFAVAQIGPADLAQRAFVAVSAVTGNASRLDERLDEAERIVFQSEFDVRVRYRDTASWSDSSRS; this is translated from the coding sequence ACGGGCACGCTGGTGCTGGATCTGTCCCTGCCGCACGCCGCGAGCCTGAAGGACCGGCGCAAGAGCCTGCGTTCGCTGATCGACCGTCTGCTCCAGATGGATTTCGCGGTGGCCCAGATCGGCCCCGCGGACCTCGCGCAGCGCGCCTTCGTGGCCGTGAGCGCCGTCACCGGCAACGCCTCGAGGCTGGACGAGCGCCTCGACGAGGCGGAGCGCATCGTCTTCCAGTCGGAGTTCGACGTCCGCGTCCGGTACCGTGACACCGCGAGCTGGTCGGATTCGTCCCGCAGCTAG